A genomic window from Leptolyngbya sp. BL0902 includes:
- a CDS encoding dipeptide ABC transporter ATP-binding protein, producing MAETLLELDNFSVTYPGQKDPAVDDVYLTLAAGEKLGLVGESGCGKSTLGRAMLRLLPRNTDLRGRVWFKGESVLDFTPRRLREFRGEAVALVFQDPMTRLNPLMTIGDHCIETLRAHRPEISAAAAKDRAIEVLEKVNITANRFGQYPHEFSGGMRQRVAIALAMILEPDLIVADEPTTSLDVTVSAQILDELTRLCDDLGTALILISHDLALVAEYCDRVAVMYQGEKVEEGKALEVLQRPQHPYTQSLVDSARQLQQAAGFVYTPPDPATEPTPLLRLTDVQKHYTLEASPIARLLGKEQPKVIKAVDGVDLEIYPGEIVGLVGESGCGKSTLSRTILQLIQPTAGQVMFDGTDLTTLSTQAMRRQRRQLQMVFQDPHACLNPMMTVGQGIADPLIIHGLATPAEAEAQVREMLARVSLIPVDDYMHRLPGDLSGGQQQRVAIARALITKPKLVICDEPVSMLDATVQTQVLDLMLALKQDFNLTYLFITHDLWVARFMCDRIAVMQGGKIVELAPTQELFTNPQHPYTQTLLQAAPMLASA from the coding sequence ATGGCTGAAACCCTGCTCGAACTGGATAATTTTTCCGTCACCTACCCAGGGCAGAAGGATCCGGCGGTGGATGATGTCTATCTGACCCTGGCGGCGGGGGAAAAGCTGGGCCTAGTGGGGGAATCGGGCTGTGGCAAAAGTACCCTAGGGCGGGCCATGCTGCGGCTATTGCCTCGGAATACTGACCTGCGGGGGCGAGTGTGGTTTAAGGGCGAATCGGTGCTGGATTTCACCCCTCGGCGGCTGCGGGAATTTCGGGGGGAGGCGGTGGCCCTGGTGTTTCAAGACCCGATGACGCGGCTAAATCCGCTGATGACCATTGGCGATCACTGCATTGAAACCCTGCGGGCGCACCGACCGGAGATTTCGGCAGCGGCGGCGAAGGATCGGGCCATCGAAGTGCTGGAAAAGGTCAACATTACGGCGAATCGGTTTGGCCAATATCCCCACGAATTTAGCGGCGGGATGCGGCAACGGGTGGCCATTGCCTTGGCGATGATCCTAGAGCCGGATTTGATCGTGGCCGATGAACCGACGACGAGTTTGGATGTGACGGTGTCCGCCCAAATTTTGGACGAGCTCACCCGCCTGTGCGATGACCTGGGCACGGCGCTGATTTTGATCTCCCACGACCTGGCCCTGGTGGCAGAATACTGCGACCGAGTGGCGGTGATGTACCAGGGTGAGAAGGTGGAGGAGGGCAAGGCCCTGGAGGTCTTGCAGCGGCCTCAGCACCCATACACCCAATCCCTGGTAGACAGCGCCCGCCAGCTTCAGCAGGCCGCAGGGTTTGTCTATACGCCCCCCGATCCGGCTACGGAACCGACGCCACTGCTGCGCCTCACCGATGTGCAAAAACACTACACCCTGGAGGCCAGCCCCATCGCCCGCCTGCTGGGCAAGGAGCAGCCCAAGGTCATCAAAGCCGTGGATGGGGTGGACTTGGAGATCTACCCCGGCGAAATTGTCGGCCTAGTGGGAGAGTCGGGCTGTGGCAAAAGCACCCTGTCACGCACCATTTTGCAGCTCATCCAACCCACCGCTGGCCAGGTCATGTTTGACGGCACCGACCTTACCACCTTGTCCACCCAGGCCATGCGACGGCAGCGGCGGCAGTTGCAAATGGTGTTCCAAGATCCCCACGCCTGCCTCAACCCGATGATGACCGTGGGCCAGGGCATTGCCGACCCGCTGATCATCCACGGTCTTGCCACCCCCGCCGAAGCCGAGGCCCAGGTGCGCGAGATGCTGGCCCGCGTCAGCCTCATCCCCGTAGATGACTACATGCACCGCCTGCCGGGGGATCTCTCCGGTGGGCAGCAGCAGCGGGTGGCCATTGCTCGCGCCCTGATTACCAAACCCAAGCTCGTCATCTGCGATGAACCCGTGAGTATGCTAGACGCCACGGTGCAAACCCAGGTGCTAGACCTGATGCTGGCCCTGAAGCAGGATTTCAACCTCACCTACCTGTTTATCACCCACGATCTGTGGGTGGCGCGGTTTATGTGCGACCGCATCGCCGTCATGCAGGGGGGCAAAATTGTGGAACTGGCCCCCACCCAGGAACTCTTTACCAACCCCCAGCATCCCTACACTCAGACCTTGCTGCAAGCGGCTCCCATGTTGGCCAGCGCCTAG
- a CDS encoding zf-TFIIB domain-containing protein → MYQCPKEGNVPLQDSELAPGLLAKACSSCGGSWIPPESYEEWQKPQIDPDAPTQVAVLPLSLDVPFQPAGLDNRAALCPDCRSYLVRGRVSLKHTSFYVERCPNCKGIWCDAGEWDILQKLSLDTHIGYLFSAEWQSQVREQENIAREQQAIVDKLGSDIAERIFDLAKLLEDHPNGDFGVAYLMRRFDQ, encoded by the coding sequence TTGTACCAATGTCCAAAAGAGGGGAACGTGCCCCTGCAAGACAGCGAATTGGCCCCAGGGCTGTTGGCCAAGGCTTGCTCTAGCTGTGGCGGATCTTGGATTCCGCCGGAAAGCTACGAAGAGTGGCAGAAACCCCAGATCGATCCCGATGCGCCCACCCAGGTGGCGGTGCTGCCGCTGTCGTTGGATGTGCCTTTTCAGCCCGCTGGGTTGGATAACCGAGCGGCCCTTTGCCCCGACTGCCGTAGCTACCTAGTGCGGGGGCGCGTCAGCCTCAAACATACGTCCTTTTATGTGGAGCGCTGCCCCAACTGCAAGGGCATTTGGTGCGATGCCGGGGAGTGGGACATTCTGCAAAAGCTTAGCCTCGATACCCACATTGGCTACCTCTTCTCCGCCGAGTGGCAGTCTCAGGTGCGGGAGCAGGAAAACATTGCGCGGGAGCAGCAGGCCATTGTCGATAAACTGGGGTCAGACATTGCCGAGCGCATTTTTGACCTAGCGAAACTGCTGGAGGATCATCCCAACGGCGACTTTGGTGTGGCTTATCTAATGCGCCGCTTCGACCAATAG
- a CDS encoding Lin0512 family protein has translation MAAKRLVIEMGMGVDQHGQDPTVAAARAVRNAIAHNALPGVWEVAGLSHPNEMIVEVQVAVPFPDQVRQEEVLAVLPFGQKTLILTEGGMVVAGRAIPEFDDKNDDMYVAIAAVTVSIPA, from the coding sequence ATGGCGGCAAAGCGACTGGTGATTGAAATGGGCATGGGTGTGGATCAGCACGGCCAAGACCCCACGGTGGCGGCGGCGCGGGCAGTGCGAAATGCCATTGCCCACAATGCCCTGCCGGGAGTGTGGGAGGTGGCAGGGCTGAGCCATCCCAACGAGATGATCGTGGAGGTGCAGGTGGCGGTGCCGTTCCCCGACCAGGTGCGGCAGGAAGAGGTGCTGGCGGTGCTGCCCTTTGGCCAAAAAACGCTGATCCTCACGGAGGGCGGCATGGTGGTGGCGGGGCGGGCTATCCCCGAATTTGACGACAAAAACGATGACATGTACGTGGCCATCGCCGCTGTTACCGTGTCGATTCCAGCCTAG
- a CDS encoding DUF2281 domain-containing protein gives MSNFIMAKVLEEMNKLPDDLQQQVFQFVEALRQKHLEEPSGDAWDVPASLTGILEAPPDRSAEYNRDPYGTPNYQSL, from the coding sequence ATGAGTAACTTTATTATGGCTAAAGTTCTCGAAGAGATGAACAAACTGCCCGATGATCTGCAACAGCAGGTTTTTCAATTTGTTGAGGCCCTGCGCCAAAAACACCTAGAAGAACCTTCGGGTGATGCCTGGGATGTCCCAGCCTCCCTTACAGGCATCCTCGAAGCGCCCCCCGATCGGTCGGCAGAGTATAATCGCGATCCTTACGGCACTCCCAATTACCAGTCGCTCTAA
- a CDS encoding eIF2A-related protein, which produces MVDQSNRGIQIQESAVGSAIVSGDGNTIYVIHQTTQQRQDVPAEATAQLGPNPYKGLAAFTEQDGDRYFGREAQVERLWERLQRLMEQSVVPRLLPILGPSGSGKSSLARAGLIPALAQRPLLGKAKMRVAVLVPGSHPLEALAGVLAKAATQDPMPVTKTREFATELGIATPAGTHDGLRRIASLIPHIQDAPLVVLVDQFEEVYSLCKDAEERQAFIDNLLTAAQDPNAQVSVVLTLRSDFLGETQRHPGLNQIIGSDQSVIVPAMTTEELRRAIAEPAKRAGHPLDEATIDLLVTDTEGREGALPLLQFALSRIWEGLGQGVAPAETYRQMGGVGGALAGKAQDIYDHLSPAEQETARRIFIGLVQLGEGTRDTRRRTPVENLIASQDSPEVVKQVLARFSSPGARLVTLASQGNQDVAEVTHEALFGHWQQLNEWLDSSRDDIRFQRRLEAAADYWHDQGRPAGLLWRPPDLDLLRTFAKTHAANLTQRCLDFFYASDRAQQREQRWKQLRIAGLAAGLVLTTSLSTFAGYQVWRAERRQMQLYEATSRSLFESDPLASMVNGLAAISLGQNPLVKLPRVGGDGLVSPSVLDLANRHARLNWTMTGDQYGIRALAFSPDGEILASGGDEGTLRLWDRQGQPLGQLSYGYREVRALAFSPDGEILISGGDDGTVQIWSREGQPIDEPFMAHEGGVNSLAFSPDGETIISTGTDGIVQFWNSQGESINQPFTAHEDIVFHLAFSPDGNVIATGSNDNTVRLWNRQGQPLSQPLTGHRGAVWAVAFSPDGKMVVSGGEDGTVRLWNLEGQPIGEPFIAHEGNTGVSSVAFSPDGEAIITSSLIDNMVRRWTLEGQPIGEPFLAHEGGVHTLVVSPDGKAIASGGYEDGKIRMWTYQDQSVIAPLSGHQGMVNAVAFSPDGNTIASGGEDSTVRLWDSQGRLLGESSTSHRGIIYSIAFSPDGTTLASASGDGSIRLWNLEGQPIGEPFTGHIGWVFAVAFSPDGEVIFSGGEDGTLRLWDRQGQPIGEAFEAFTGHKGGVFAIAISPDGTTIASGSEAGTVHLWDRQGQPIGNPLQGHRGWVLAVDFSPDGETIVSGSEDGTVRLWNRQGQPIGNPLQGHQNNVSSVAFSPDGQTIVSGDWDGTVRLWDRNGQPFGHPLVGHNSPVYSVAFSPDGQTIVSSSEDGTIRLWPLWLAEQGWVNYTCNRIRGYLVARSATDETIRLARRTCERSAWR; this is translated from the coding sequence ATGGTAGACCAGTCGAATCGCGGCATCCAGATTCAAGAAAGTGCGGTGGGCAGTGCCATTGTGTCCGGCGATGGCAACACCATCTATGTCATTCACCAAACCACCCAGCAGCGCCAAGACGTTCCCGCCGAGGCCACCGCCCAGCTTGGCCCCAATCCCTACAAGGGGCTGGCGGCGTTTACAGAGCAGGATGGCGACCGCTACTTTGGCCGCGAAGCCCAGGTGGAGCGGCTGTGGGAACGGCTTCAGCGGTTGATGGAACAGTCTGTGGTGCCTCGGTTGTTGCCAATTTTGGGGCCATCGGGGTCGGGGAAGTCATCCTTGGCACGGGCGGGGCTGATTCCGGCCTTGGCTCAGCGGCCTTTGTTGGGGAAGGCGAAGATGCGGGTGGCGGTGTTGGTGCCCGGTAGCCATCCGTTGGAAGCGCTGGCGGGGGTGCTGGCCAAAGCGGCGACCCAAGACCCGATGCCCGTAACCAAAACGCGGGAATTCGCCACGGAGCTAGGCATTGCCACCCCAGCGGGTACCCACGATGGTCTGCGCCGCATCGCCAGCCTGATTCCCCACATCCAGGATGCGCCGCTGGTGGTATTGGTGGATCAGTTTGAGGAGGTCTATTCCCTCTGCAAGGACGCCGAGGAACGCCAAGCCTTCATTGATAATCTGCTCACTGCCGCCCAAGACCCCAATGCCCAGGTCTCCGTGGTGCTGACCCTCCGCAGCGACTTTTTGGGCGAAACCCAGCGCCATCCAGGGCTAAACCAAATCATCGGTTCCGACCAAAGCGTGATTGTGCCCGCCATGACCACGGAGGAACTGCGCCGCGCCATTGCCGAACCCGCCAAACGGGCGGGGCACCCCCTAGATGAGGCCACCATTGACCTGTTGGTGACGGATACCGAGGGCCGAGAGGGGGCGTTGCCGCTGTTGCAGTTTGCCCTCAGCCGCATTTGGGAGGGGTTGGGTCAGGGAGTAGCCCCAGCGGAAACCTATCGCCAGATGGGGGGTGTGGGCGGTGCCCTGGCGGGAAAGGCCCAGGATATCTACGATCACCTCAGCCCCGCCGAGCAGGAGACGGCCCGCCGCATTTTTATCGGCCTGGTGCAACTGGGGGAGGGCACCCGCGACACCCGCCGCCGCACCCCAGTAGAAAACCTGATTGCCAGCCAAGACAGCCCGGAAGTGGTGAAGCAAGTGCTGGCTCGGTTTTCGTCGCCGGGGGCACGGTTAGTGACGTTGGCCAGCCAGGGCAACCAAGACGTGGCAGAAGTGACCCACGAGGCGCTATTTGGCCATTGGCAACAGCTCAACGAGTGGCTGGACAGCAGCCGGGATGACATTCGCTTTCAGCGTCGCCTAGAAGCCGCCGCCGACTATTGGCACGACCAAGGCCGACCTGCTGGCTTGCTCTGGCGACCACCGGATCTGGATTTGCTGCGTACCTTTGCCAAAACCCACGCGGCTAATCTCACCCAACGCTGCCTAGATTTTTTCTATGCCTCCGACCGGGCTCAACAACGAGAGCAACGTTGGAAACAACTACGTATTGCTGGATTGGCAGCGGGCCTTGTGTTGACTACTAGCCTCAGTACCTTTGCTGGGTACCAGGTGTGGCGAGCTGAGCGACGACAGATGCAGCTTTATGAAGCTACTTCTCGATCCTTGTTTGAGAGTGATCCTTTAGCGAGCATGGTAAATGGCTTGGCAGCAATTAGCCTGGGTCAAAATCCCCTAGTTAAACTACCTCGTGTGGGAGGTGACGGGCTAGTCTCTCCTTCCGTTCTAGACTTAGCCAATCGTCATGCCCGTCTGAACTGGACTATGACAGGGGATCAGTACGGTATCAGAGCATTAGCTTTCAGTCCAGACGGAGAGATCCTTGCTAGCGGGGGAGATGAGGGTACGCTGCGCCTATGGGATCGTCAAGGACAACCCTTGGGTCAGCTTTCTTATGGCTACAGAGAAGTTCGGGCTTTAGCTTTTAGTCCCGATGGAGAAATCTTAATCAGCGGTGGGGACGATGGCACAGTACAGATTTGGAGTCGCGAGGGCCAACCCATTGATGAGCCGTTTATGGCTCATGAGGGTGGGGTTAATTCCTTAGCTTTCAGCCCAGATGGCGAAACCATTATTAGTACAGGTACAGATGGCATAGTGCAGTTTTGGAACTCTCAAGGGGAATCCATTAATCAACCATTTACGGCCCATGAGGATATCGTCTTTCACTTGGCCTTTAGCCCTGATGGGAACGTTATTGCAACCGGAAGCAACGATAATACGGTACGACTATGGAATCGCCAAGGGCAGCCGTTGAGCCAGCCTCTTACAGGCCATCGTGGTGCGGTTTGGGCTGTAGCTTTTAGCCCGGACGGAAAAATGGTTGTCAGCGGTGGTGAGGATGGCACAGTACGGTTGTGGAATCTTGAAGGCCAACCTATTGGGGAACCGTTTATCGCACATGAAGGCAACACCGGAGTCTCTAGTGTAGCCTTCAGTCCCGATGGGGAAGCGATTATTACCAGCAGTCTTATAGATAACATGGTGAGGCGGTGGACTCTTGAGGGCCAACCCATTGGAGAACCATTCCTAGCGCATGAAGGCGGAGTCCATACACTGGTTGTCAGCCCAGATGGAAAAGCCATTGCTAGCGGAGGCTACGAGGATGGCAAGATACGGATGTGGACTTATCAAGACCAATCTGTAATCGCACCGTTGTCTGGTCATCAAGGTATGGTCAACGCCGTAGCCTTTAGCCCTGATGGCAATACCATCGCCAGTGGTGGGGAAGATAGCACAGTGCGGTTATGGGATTCTCAAGGAAGGCTCTTGGGGGAGTCTTCCACATCTCATCGGGGGATCATCTACTCCATTGCCTTCAGCCCAGATGGAACAACCCTAGCCAGTGCAAGTGGTGATGGTTCAATACGTCTGTGGAATTTGGAAGGCCAGCCTATCGGTGAGCCCTTCACAGGACACATAGGTTGGGTATTTGCTGTAGCCTTCAGCCCAGATGGAGAAGTCATTTTCAGCGGGGGAGAAGATGGCACATTGCGGTTGTGGGATCGCCAGGGACAGCCTATCGGTGAGGCATTTGAGGCGTTTACGGGCCATAAGGGTGGAGTCTTTGCTATTGCTATTAGCCCTGATGGAACAACCATCGCCAGTGGGAGTGAGGCTGGCACAGTGCATCTATGGGATCGTCAGGGGCAGCCTATCGGGAATCCCTTGCAGGGACATAGGGGTTGGGTTCTGGCTGTGGACTTCAGCCCAGACGGAGAGACTATTGTCAGTGGTAGTGAAGATGGCACGGTGCGGCTATGGAATCGCCAGGGACAGCCTATCGGAAATCCCTTGCAGGGACACCAGAACAACGTTAGCTCAGTAGCTTTCAGCCCAGATGGGCAAACAATCGTTAGCGGTGATTGGGATGGTACAGTACGGCTATGGGATCGCAACGGGCAACCTTTTGGGCACCCCCTAGTAGGCCATAACAGCCCAGTGTACTCAGTAGCTTTCAGCCCAGATGGGCAAACTATTGTTAGCAGCAGCGAAGATGGCACAATCCGCCTGTGGCCCTTGTGGCTGGCAGAGCAGGGCTGGGTAAACTACACCTGCAACCGCATTCGGGGCTACCTTGTGGCCAGAAGCGCAACCGACGAAACGATAAGGCTGGCACGGCGCACCTGTGAGCGGTCGGCTTGGCGATAA
- a CDS encoding type II toxin-antitoxin system VapC family toxin, with product MGTVKYLYDTNIFIYYLAEEAEVLPLFSESFLSQNEIIISPIVRIELLSFPELSGEEESIIAGLLMQFERIPLLSQIEDRTIQLRRYYRLKLPDALIAATALHSSACVMTRNVDDFKRVPELPLCNPFEGL from the coding sequence GTGGGAACAGTGAAGTACCTCTACGACACCAATATCTTTATTTATTATTTGGCTGAGGAAGCAGAAGTATTGCCACTTTTCTCAGAATCATTTCTTAGCCAAAACGAGATTATTATCTCCCCCATTGTGCGAATTGAGTTGCTGAGTTTCCCAGAGTTGTCTGGTGAGGAGGAGTCAATAATCGCTGGCCTATTGATGCAGTTTGAACGAATTCCCCTATTGTCCCAAATTGAAGACCGCACCATTCAATTACGACGATATTACCGCCTCAAACTTCCCGATGCCCTAATTGCGGCAACAGCATTACACAGTTCTGCCTGTGTGATGACCAGAAATGTGGACGACTTCAAGCGTGTGCCTGAGTTGCCCCTGTGCAACCCCTTTGAAGGTCTGTAG